GTAAGACGAATCTCTTGTTCCCCTCTCCCTGAATGGGAGCTACGGTGTACACACAAGTTATCAGCTATATCGTGAGTTACTAATGATCCCCCTCAATCCCCCTTGCAAAGGGGGAAGAAGAAAATTTAATTTATTCTCCCCCCTTTTTTAAGGGGGGCTGGGGGGGGATCTAAACCTTAAAACGTAGACAGGAAGACTTGTGTGTACACGGTAGCCCATTAAGGGAGAGGGGGAGTAAGACGAATCTCTTGTTCCCCTCTCCCAAAAGGGGAGAGGGGTTAGGGGTGAGGGTCTTACAATTCCAAACAAAAAGGGCAAGCGCCAACTTGCCCTCAAATATCGAATTTATCAATATCAAATCGACATCAATATCATATGAAACTTCATTACATTCTGCTCAGGAATGCTGCTTTTTTATTGTTTAGCATTCCCGCTCTGGTTTTCCTTGAAGACGTAGCGATCGCTGAAAATGTTCCCAATAACTTAGCAATTCTCACAGAAAACAAGGGGCTTAAGCCCCTTGCCTCACAACTTGCCCAAGCCGCCCCTGTACAAATCACCAATGTGCAGATCAATCCCACTAGCAGCCGCTTAGAGATTATTCTGGAAACCGCAGAGGGGCGATCGCTGCAAATTGACACTAATAACTTTCGGATTGAAGGTAATAATCTCGTTGCTGATATTCCCAATGCGGTGTTAGCAATTCCCGATCAGCAGGAATTTACCAGCGCCAATCCCACGGCAGAAATTAGTAACATCAGCCTGACACAATTAGAGGGAAGCACGATCCGCGTCAATGTGGCTGGCAAAGATAAACCGCCTGTGCAAGAAGTCACTTTAAAAACTCAAGGTGTTCTCTACAGCCTCAATCGCGATGATGATCCCGATGAAGAGATTACGATTACGGGGGCAAGGCGGGCGCGTCCTGTGAGACTCACCCCTGGTTCGATTAGCGTCATTGATGCCGACAAAATCGATCAAAATCTCACCCAAGATCTGCGCGATCTTTTTCGCTATGAGCCTAATGTTTCTGTTGGTAACAATCGCCGCTATGGATTGCAGGATATAAATATTCGTGGACTAGGCGGTAATCGCGTTCTCATTCTCAATGATGGCGTGCGCCTTCCTAATCAGTTTTCCTTCGGCACACCTTCAATTGGGCGTGACTATGTGGATATTGAGACTTTGCAACGAGTAGAAGTTGTGCGAGGGCCTGCTTCGGCACTCTATGGCAGTGATGCCCTCGGTGGTGTGGTCAGTTTCCGTACCATTGACCCAGAGGATTTACTCAAAAAGCGTCCCGATCAATCGGTTGTGACCAGTCTATCCACCAATTACGAAACCACCGATCGCAGTTTTACAAATACCGCCGCGATCGCTTTTCGAGATGGCAATTTTGAAGGCTTACTGGGATATACGCGCCGTGATGGAGCCGAGGCAAGGGTTCCCACGGGTAACGAGTTTGTCGATAGCCGTAGCAATGCCCGAAATAATTGGCTTGCGAAATTGGTATATCGCATTGATTCCACTAGTAAGATCGGCGTGGCGGCGGAGATTTTCCGCAATCGCGATGACTTTAGACTTGCGCCGATTACAGTGGCAGGCTTGCTAGGACCAGCAGGATTTCGGGGGCAGGATGAAACGATCAATTACAACACTTCCCGCGATCGCTTCAGTATTTCCTACGATTACAACGATCCCAACAGCACGGGATTCTTAACTGCCGCCAAAGCGATGCTCTATTACCAAAATGCCAATGTCGATGAATTTCGATTTACCGACTTTGTGAGAACAGGGGCAGGCGTGGATCGCCGTCGAACTCGCAATCTTGCAAACACCTTTAGCGATCGCATCTTGGGTGGTGAAGTTCAATTCCAAAGCCAATTTAAAATCGATCAGATTCCGAATATTCTCACCTATGGATTTGATATTTCTAACACCAGCAATCAAAGGATTCGCAATGGCATCGAAAATCGTTTTAATGCGGCTGGAACCAATATCCTGAGTACCAATGTGGTTGGTGCTGACAGTTTTCCAGTTAAAGATTTTCCTGATTCTGATACCTTCCGTTTAGGGATATACGCCCAGAATGAATTTAACTTTAGCGATACCTTCTCCGTAATTGCAGGTTTGCGCTTTGACTCCTATAAACTCACCACCAAACTCGATCAACTTTTTCTTAATAATTCCCCCAGTGTGATCGCGGCGGATTTCAGCGATTCGGCAGTTTCCCCTAGTCTTGGCTTTGTTTGGCAAACTACCCCCGAATGGACGTTAGTGGGACGCTATGCCAAGGGATTCCGCACTCCCTTATATAGTGAAATTAATGCTGGTTTTACAAATCTAACTAATCCTTTCAATCGCTATCAAACCCTCTCAAATCCTAACCTCAGACCAGAAACCAGTGACACCTTTGAGCTAGGGATTCGTGCGAACTATCCCCAGTTTAATTTTGCCCTGACAGGCTTTTACAACAGCTATAACAACTTTATTCAATCCTTTGCGAGCTTAGGTAGGGGAACGGTTAATGGCATTCCCAATGTCAACCTCTTTCAGACTCAGAACGTGGCGCGAGCGAGTACCTATGGCTTTGAGCTAAGTGGTGAATATCGCTTTAGCCCTGAAAAGCATGGCTTTAGCCTCATTTCGGCTCTGGGTCTGACCGTTGGCGACAATTTGACTACCAATCAACCTTTGGAAACCGTCGATCCAATTAAGTTAGTGACAGGGCTGCGTTATCGCGCTCCCGAAGATCTATGGGGTGCAGATTTGATCGCCACCTTTGCGGGGCAGCCTCGACTCGCCAGTAATCGTCCTGCCAATTCCTATACGCCCCAAGGCTATACTGTGATTGACCTGACAGGATTTTATAAGATCACTCCCCAACTCACTTTAAATATGGGCATCTTCAATTTATTTAATAGTCAATATTTCCTCTATTCCGATGTACGTCCCTTGGTTACGGCTCCTGCGCCGACGGATCTGGCTAGATTTGCCCAACCAGGAGTCAGTTTGAGAGCAGGTTTGACTTTTGTGTTTTAAATACCCTCACCCCCCAGCCCCCTCTCCCATTAAGGCTACCGTGTACATACAAGTCTCTCTGTCTACGTTTCAGGGCTTAGATCCCCCCCAGCCCCCCTTAAAAAGGGGGGAGAATAGATTAAATTTTCTTCTTCCCCCTTTTTAAGGGGGATTGAGGGGGATCTTTAGTAACTCGCGCTATAGCTGATAACTTGTGTGTACACCGTAGCCCATTGAGGGAGAGGGGGAGTAAGACAAATTTCTTGTTCCCCTCTCCCTTAATGGGGAGAGGTGCCGCCATCGGTGAGGGTTGTATTGATCAATTCTTTTTCTATTCAGGAGCAATTAAAAGTGACTATTCAATTCCGACATATCATGCTGATGATCAAAGATGTGCCTGCGGCGGTGAAGTTCTATCAGGAAGGCTTAGGGCTAACGGTGGTCAACGCCAGTCCCAACATGGCAGAACTAGATGCAGACGGCACAAAAATCATCATCCACGGTGCTGAGAATCAAGCCGAAGTAGGCGGATCGCCTATTCTTAGTTTTCATGTCGCTGATTTGCAAGAGACGATCGCCAAATTAGAATCCCTCGGCGCATCCTTACAGGGGCGGGTGCGTGAACCCTCCTTTGGTAAAGTTGCCGCCATGCGATCGCCCGAAGGACATTTGCTAAGCTTGTTACAACCAAAATCTTCAAGTGAGAGGGCAATGTCTTTTGAAGAAGCGATCGCCTATACCGAGACCCTGCTATCGCGCACCGATCTTGATGATGCTCAACTGCAATCGGAAATTACCAATCTTGTCAAAACCGCCAATGGAGCTAGAGGCTTTTTCGTTTGCTTCTTGACAGGAGAATGGGAACTTGCCGACAACCCTAGCCCTGCAATCATTCAAGCTTTGCAAGCCGAACCGAATGCGATCGCTGAATTGCTAGTCAAAAACCTCGCCATGTCCACCGCTATGGCAATTACTCATCGCCGCAATGGAGATGCAGAACAAGCACAAGGTTCCGATCGCGTGGCGAAACGCACATCTCTATTAATTGAGAAAGTCGATCTATCTGAAGTGCAAGCGATCGCTACTCAAATGAAGGATTCGGCTAAGACCAATGCTGGAGACTATGCCGCTTTCCTTGAGAAATGGGGCTATGACGATGAGCAGAAAATTGCGATCGCTAATGTTTTAGGTTAGCAAAGAGATCCCCCTCAATCCCCCTTGTAAAGGGGGAAGAAGAAAATTCTCCCCCCTTTACAAGGGGGGCTGGGGGGATCTTTCCTTTTGCTCATCGAAAGTAATTCGTAGATTTGTAGGGTGCGTTACGCTTCGCTAACGCACCCTACGCAAGATCCAAATTATCAATGGCTTATAATTATGATTTATCGAGTATTTCAATTTATGCGATCGCTAAGAAATTGGGTAATTATTTCCCTAATCGCCATATTTACCATAGCTTGCAACCCTGCGATCCCTTCCCAATCTACGGCTCCAACAACACCCGTACAATCCCCAACCGCCGAGGTTAAACCCGTTGGCGCTTCTAAAGTGGTTGCTTTAACTTCGCTTTCCGCCGATATTGTGCATCGCTTAGACAAAACGAAACTAGTCGGTATTCCTGGAAGTCGCTTATTGAGAGAGAATGCCGAAATCTCTAAAATCACCCAAGTCAGCGAAGGACAAACCCCACCAAATTTAGAGAAAATCATTGCCCTCAAACCTGACTTAGTAATTGGTGCATCAGGGTTTCATGATCAGGTTCTTGCTAAGTTGAAGGAGCTAGGTATTAAGACCATGACCTCTAGCATTACCAGTTGGCAGTCCTTAGAGGAATTAACCAAGGCGATCGCCACTGAAATACAAGTCGATCCCACCGCTCTAATTCAGTCCTATCAATCACTAATTTCTGCTAAGGCGACTACTCCCAAATCAACCCTCGTTCTCGTCAGTTCGCAGCCTATTCTTGCACCTAATAAAAATAGTTGGGCAGGGGATTTATTAACTCAGTTCCAAATTAATAATGCGGCTGCCGAGTTACAAGGTCAAAGCCCTATGCGAGGCTACATAACACTTTCAGCGGAAAAGGTTTTAGAAGCGAATCCTCAGGTTCTCATTCTCGTTGATGTTGGTGATGGCACAATTAATAAATTAAAGGAAACTCCCTTTTGGAATAAGCTCGATGCAGTGACCAGCGATCGCGTTTACACCTTCGACTATTTTGGACTAGTCAATCCTGGAAGCATTGATGCAATTACTAAAGCATGTAACAAGTTACAGGAGATTGTTAAAACCAATGCTTGAGATCTCTCCATAACATTTTCAACTACAAAAAGGATGGTCTTAACATCATCTTTTTTGTAGTTGAAGGCTTTCCCGAATATTATAGAGAGCCTAAGTGAGTTGTATGATGTGGAAAATTGTGAAACTACGCCTAAAAGCGACGTACTATCACAATCCATTTAGGATTGCTATAGTTTATATACTGATGCATCTCTTCTCTAAAGAAAATAGTGTTACTTTCTTCTCAAAATTGTCCAGACCACAATCGGTGCGCCTAGGAGAGATGTTACGGAATTGAGAGGCAGTAGGGTTTTGTTGGGTAATTGCGTAACTAGATCCGCCGCGATCGCTAAGTTTGCGCCGACTAGGATCGTGGCGGGGAGAATAATTCGGCAATCGGTGGAGCGAAATAGGGCGCGACAGAGGTGGGGGACAGCGACACCGAGAAAGGCGATCGGTCCACAGAATGCGGTGACGGTTCCTGCTAATAGGGCGACATTGATTACAATTCCTAATCTCAGTTTAGAAATTTGTGTGCCTAAACTGCGGGCTTGCATTTCCCCTAGCAGCATTGTATTCAGGGGCTTGATTGCGGCGATCGCTAATAATAATCCCAGCGAAATTGCGCCACATAGCATCGGTAATCTTGCTACCGTGACCCCTGCGAAACTGCCAAAAGTCCAGTTGATATAGGATTGCACCCGTTCGGGGGAACTGAAATAGAGCAAAATATTCACCACTGCGCCTACGCCATAGCCCATCATTAGCCCTAAAACTAAGAGAGTGGTGGAATTCTGCACAAATTTGGAAGCGATCGCCACTAAACCCATGGAGAAAGCTGCACCAATACAAGCGGCGACTAAGGTGGATTCGCTGCCTAATACGGCACTGACTTGTCCTAATGCCTCCGTTGCCAGAATAGCGATCGCTACGCCTAAACTGGCTCCAGAGCTAACTCCCAATACAAAGGGACCCGCTAAGGGATTACCAAATAGAACCTGCATTTGTAAGCCACTGACGGCGAGGGCGGCTCCACAAAAGATGGCGGTAAGAGCTTTAGGTAGCCGAAATTGCCAAAAAATCTGCGCCCAGCCTGTCTCAGGGGATTGATGAAGTATAATTTTGACGAGATCGGGGAGGGGAATCCATACGGAACCCACAACTAAGCTGGCGATCGCGCTTAATCCTAGGCTGATTAAAAGCGCGAGAAAAATTAGGGCGATCCGATGTTCTTTTAAGGAATATTTCAATGGGTAATCCATTCTTCTTGTTTATCCCTAACTTTTTGGGAAGTTACCTTATACATATAATTCATCAGCTACATTTTTATTCTTAAAGATCCCCCTCAATCCCCCTTGTAAAGGGGGAAGAAGAAAATTCTCCCCCCTTTACAAGGGGGGTGGGGGGGATCTATTATGGTATTGCAAATCATGGTTCAATTTTGCGGTAATAGAAGAGTTGATGATCGGGCATGAGTTCGGGATGAAAGATTTTTACAAGATCGGCGAGTACGACATCGGGACTGGTAATGCCGCTTTGCCAGTAGTCATTGCCACCTGTGGGACTGATGCGGGCATTGGCGCTATACATCTGTCCAGTTTGCCAAGCTTGAAAATCACGATAACGGATATCGGCTTTGGGAATGTCTTCTTTCTGTTTCCAATCTTGACTACCATTGAGCCAAAAATCTGCCGATCGCCCGCGTCGATAGACTTCTTCAAAACTGAGGGGATTACTGCCAGAGGTGGGATCGTCTGCCCAAAGATATTCGGCTCCCGCATCGGTTAAATACTTTGCCACATAGCTTTTGCCACCTGCCACATACCAAGTACCATTGCGATGAAATCCTGTAACTACAGTGGGCTTATTTTGAGCGGATTTGGCGATCGCCGCCACCTTTTCATAGCGAGCTTCCATCTCATCAAAAACTTGATTAGCGCGTTCTTCCTGATTAAAAAATAGGGCTGTAAACTTTAGCCATTCCGCCTGTCCGAGGGGACTAGATTCCATATATTCAGCATTCAGCCCCACTTTCAGCCCTGCTTCTAGAAGTTTAGGATGGCGATCGCGTTCGGGGCTGCCAGTGCCGAAGGTGGTCACGAGGGCAGGGCTGAGGGCTAATATTTTTTCCACATTAACGGTGCTGCCCCGTCCCAGATCCTGTACTCCTTGGCTTTTGAGTTTTGTTTGAGTTTGCTGTCCATAGACCAGATCGAGGCTACTCATAGCAACGAGGCGATCGAGCAATCCCAGTTTCTCTAAGTGGGCAAGATGGGTGGTGGAGAGAATGGCGATCGATGGTACGGGAACTTGGATGATTTGGTCGGCGCTAAATCCTTCGGGAATCGGCGTGCCGCATTGCACCAGCACATAACGGAATACCTGATTAGCGTTTTTCCAAGGTTGTTTGACAGTGATGATTTTGTAATGCTTATGGTAGGACACATCAAAGCCGAGCGCGTGCTTAATCTTGGTTTTGACAGGAAAATAATCGCGATCGCTTTCGTATTTAGTAATGCAATTTGAGGAGGTGTTAGGGCTTTTAGAAGCCAAAGAATTGTTGGGAGCAGGAGAACTAAGGGCGATCGCGCAACCAGTTCCCATAGCCGCCAAACCTAGGCAGAGCAAGCTTAGACTGAATTTACGCATAAATCTTTTGAACATTCTTTTGGGATGATTTAGATTTAGAAAAGATACCCCCCAGCACCCCTTGAAAAAAGGGGGGAGAATTATCTTCCTCCCCCTTTATAAGGGGGATTGAGGGGGATCTAGTCAATTTTCAATTAGAACTAGGGATAAACGTGCTTAGCTACTGGCTGACCTGCGACTAGATGCTCCTGTACGATTTGTTTCGCAGTTTCAGGAGTTACTCGGCTGTACCAAGTGCGATCGCCTGAATAGAAAACCACAGGTCCCATTTTGCAAACCTCCAAACAGCCAGAAACGCAAACTTCCACATCTTCCAAATTTGCCTCCTTGACGGCTGATTGTAAAGCCTCGTAGATGGGCTGATAGTTGCGTGATGGCAGACAACGACTAGATCGGCATACCGAAATATATTTCTTATTAAGGGGATTGCGATCGTAAGGGAGTTCCTTTGCCCCTAAAATGTAAGTTTCCCTTAGCTCCTCATACAACTTCAACTTTTCCAAGTTTGGCTTGCGCTCTGAGAGCAGATCCTCATTGTCACCAATAAAGGGATTAGGTAAAAAGAAAGTCATCATCTTCACCCCTGCGCCATTCCAGAACTGAATTCCCCAACTGCGTGGTTCTCCTTCAGGATTAAGGCGGCGATAGAGGGCAGCGCGGCTGACCAGACGGCTTTGGATCTGCTCAATTGGTGTGCGGCGATCGGGACCACCAATATTTTCAGCGATGCAGAGATGTAAATGCCATCCTTCCGTCACTACGGTCAGATAGCCATCATAGAGTTTAAAGATTTTCGGTGGAGCATTAAATTCCAATTCCAAGACGCTGCCATCCACCATGTGACCAATGCCAATGTCCTGCCAACGCTCTTGACAGAGATGATGCAGCAAGGGAGCCGTTACATCAAGATCGGTGGGAAAAAATTCATATTCAATTTGACCGCCATTGGGTAAGGGTTCAATTTCGGTGAGATTAAGGGGAGTGACAAGGCGGGAGAAGGTGTTCATAGTTGTTTATTAATTTAATGAGGATTAGGGCGGCGCGAAGCGCTGCCCTAATCTGTTGATCGGTTAAAACTGAAAACTTAAACTGCCGCGAATCGTGCGCCCACCGTCGGGAAAACCTGCAAATAGCTGAAAGCGTTGGTCGAAGATATTCTCAATACCAAGGGTCGCAGATATTTGGGCGGTGATGGGAGCGCGAAGTCGCAGGTCGAAGGTGGTCTGTCCAGACAGAAATTCGGTATTCAGGTTATCAGTGGGAAAACCACTAAGGGAATTCATGAATAATCCTGCATACCATCCCTGCGGATTTTCGTAGGACAGCCCAATATTCAGTTTATTTGCCCCTGCAAAGCGGAGTTCCTTGCCATTTTCCCCTGCGTTGACACTGGAGATGATGCGCGGATCATTGAGCGTGTAGTTGGCAGCAAGGAAAAAGTTGGGAACAATTTGCAGATTTAATGATGCTTCCAGTCCATTTGTCACCACCTGACCGAGATTCTGGAAAGTGCCAGAGATGCCATTGACGGGCGGCGCAATTCTTTGGAAAGCAATCAGATTAGAAATGTTATTGGAGAAAGCGGTCAGCCGAAACAAACCAATATCGCCTAACTTTTGATCGATGCCGATGTCATAACTGTCGCCAGTTTCAGGTAAGAGGTTAGGATTGCCGATATTCGTGGGGTTGGCATTAAATAAATTGGCGATTGTGGGGGTGCGGAAGTTGCGGATATAGTTTGCCCTAACAGTTGTGGAATCAGTGAGCGCATATTTAATTCCTACCGATGGCGTGGTTGCCGAACCATTTACTAAGCTGCTGAACTCTTGCCGCAGTCCTGCGGTAATATTCAATCTATCCGTTAAATCGTTGCTATATTGAGCAAACACAGCCCCTTGGGAAATATTGGCATTATAACTAGGGGTAAGCACGTTGGTAGCAAGGTTTGTGGTTTCACTAATCGCATTGGTGGAGCGATAGTCAAAGCCATAGGTGAGGATCTGTGTGGGCGCAAATTTCCAATTGTGCTGAATTTGAAAACCGAGGCTATTTTGACGGGTTTCAAATCGCTGTGGAGTTCGTGGCGTATTTGTCAGAACGGGAGGATTGCCAACAAGGGTATTAGCGGCGGTGGTGCGGTTGTCAAAGCGCGTATTTAAGCGATCGCTAAAAGCTCTCACCAACAATAGCGAGTCATCCCCTTCACCTAACTTCTGTTCCAATCCTAAATCAAGAAATACCTGATCGGTAAATTTGCGATTATTATCGGTGAGACTATTAAAAAATCCTTGCCCAAACAAGGGATTGGCAATTGGCACACCCCCAGGGGTTCCCTGATTTTTAGCAAGATAGAAGCCTGTGAATGAGAGTTTTGTGCGATCGCTGGGCTGATATTCTAATTTGATGTTCGTGTTATTAGCGATCGCGTCATTATTCGTTCTGACACCACTAAAGCCGACTTCAGGAATGCTAAAAGGATAGTTATTTTGAGCCTGTGTGCGTGAAAATCCCACTAAATAACTAAATTCACCGACACGCTGACTCAGTTGTAATGACTGCTCATTTAAGCCATAACTTCCTAATTCCACCTTGGCATTAGCCGTAAATTTTTCCGTTGGGCGGGTAGTAATGATGTTAATAATCCCACCGATCGCATCGGAACCATAGAGAGTCGAACCACCGCCTGGGATGACTTCAATCCGTTCGATAATACTGGCGGGAATTTCTGATAGGTCAAAGCCACCACCACCAACATTATTCACGGGGCGACCATCGATCAAAATCAAAACTTGATTGGTATTGGAACCCCGAATAAATTGACCACTAAGGGCATTGAATTCTGTGCCAACAGTGCCGCCACCAAGAATACTGGGCAGAAATTTCAAGGCTTCTTTGGCAGTTCTTGCACCCTGTTGTTCGATCTCTTGGCGATTGATCGTGTAGGCAGGACGAGTGCCATCCTGCAAGGTTGCATCACGACGTTGAGTGGAAGTGACGGGGCGATTGAGGATTTTGCCAGTTACGGTAATGTCAATTTCAGGCTCCTCATCTTCCACCGCGATCGCTACAGGGATCACCATTATCGAAAGCCCCAGCAGCATCCAAGACAATCCAACAATTTGAAAAGATTGGACAAGAAAATATTTTGTGAATTGGCTTGATAATTGACTTAATAATTTATGGGTGAAGCCGTTCCTTCTAGTCATTAATAGAATCCCTAGGTTTATTACAAAAGTTTTAAATGGAGTCTCTGAATGAGGGGATTGTTAAATTACTTGAAGTCAAATTTTTAGAGTTTTTGCATAAACAAAATCAAGAATGATAATCATTCTCATAATTTAACATTTACATATAGGTGGTAATTGTGTCAACCCTAATTACCTATCGATCGAATCACAGGAGATTTGAGTGCAAAGCTCTGTAACCGTTGTGGGAAAATCTATGAAGGCGGTAGTACCACAAAAAGTTTGCGCTTGATCGCCTCTGGACGCTCTTGGTAGGGAACGGCTCCCGTGGGATGCTCTAAATATTGTTGGCAAAATTGCGATACATCAGTTGCCGCCTCTAACGGGTGCAGATCGCTAAAAATAAACGTATGCTTATTCGCTCCTGTAAAGGCAACCGCACAGGCGCGATCGCAAGCTGCCATACACTTCACAGGCTCAACTTGTAAGCGATCGCCTAGTCCTGCCAGATTCTCGCTGAGAGCATTAAAAAGATGCTGTCCACCTCTCAAGCCTTCATATTCCTTTTGGGTATTGGAAAAACGGCAAAGGGTACAAACAAAGAGTTTATGTTGAGTCATTCTGTCTATCTCGTGTTTACTTATTTCGCACAAAAAAATTCAGTGATTTCTGTATTTCTCAAATTTTTCCAATGAGAAACTAGCCAAATATTTGGAATGGAATAGATATAAAGAATCTCAGAAAAGTTGGCAAAAGCTCTCTTAACTTTGATTTGAGATAGATCGCTGCGAATGCAAAAAAAGACAAATTAGTGAATAGTTTGCCCAATGGTCATATAAAGATGTGAATATGACAAGCTGTCTAGCTTGCCACGGCAAAGCTTTGATAGAATCACTCATTCTGTAACTCGCAGATGGGATATAGGTTTACAAGAGTTGTTTGGTGGGCATCCTGACTCGAAAAGCTTGTTAAGAAAGATCAATTAATGATCAATCAACTTTCATCACAGTTGCGGTACAGCGTCGGATTTACACCGAACTTTCCCCGTTTCCTCTAGTGAC
This genomic stretch from Pseudanabaena galeata CCNP1313 harbors:
- a CDS encoding iron ABC transporter permease, whose protein sequence is MDYPLKYSLKEHRIALIFLALLISLGLSAIASLVVGSVWIPLPDLVKIILHQSPETGWAQIFWQFRLPKALTAIFCGAALAVSGLQMQVLFGNPLAGPFVLGVSSGASLGVAIAILATEALGQVSAVLGSESTLVAACIGAAFSMGLVAIASKFVQNSTTLLVLGLMMGYGVGAVVNILLYFSSPERVQSYINWTFGSFAGVTVARLPMLCGAISLGLLLAIAAIKPLNTMLLGEMQARSLGTQISKLRLGIVINVALLAGTVTAFCGPIAFLGVAVPHLCRALFRSTDCRIILPATILVGANLAIAADLVTQLPNKTLLPLNSVTSLLGAPIVVWTILRRK
- a CDS encoding (2Fe-2S) ferredoxin domain-containing protein, producing the protein MNTFSRLVTPLNLTEIEPLPNGGQIEYEFFPTDLDVTAPLLHHLCQERWQDIGIGHMVDGSVLELEFNAPPKIFKLYDGYLTVVTEGWHLHLCIAENIGGPDRRTPIEQIQSRLVSRAALYRRLNPEGEPRSWGIQFWNGAGVKMMTFFLPNPFIGDNEDLLSERKPNLEKLKLYEELRETYILGAKELPYDRNPLNKKYISVCRSSRCLPSRNYQPIYEALQSAVKEANLEDVEVCVSGCLEVCKMGPVVFYSGDRTWYSRVTPETAKQIVQEHLVAGQPVAKHVYP
- a CDS encoding ABC transporter substrate-binding protein, encoding MRKFSLSLLCLGLAAMGTGCAIALSSPAPNNSLASKSPNTSSNCITKYESDRDYFPVKTKIKHALGFDVSYHKHYKIITVKQPWKNANQVFRYVLVQCGTPIPEGFSADQIIQVPVPSIAILSTTHLAHLEKLGLLDRLVAMSSLDLVYGQQTQTKLKSQGVQDLGRGSTVNVEKILALSPALVTTFGTGSPERDRHPKLLEAGLKVGLNAEYMESSPLGQAEWLKFTALFFNQEERANQVFDEMEARYEKVAAIAKSAQNKPTVVTGFHRNGTWYVAGGKSYVAKYLTDAGAEYLWADDPTSGSNPLSFEEVYRRGRSADFWLNGSQDWKQKEDIPKADIRYRDFQAWQTGQMYSANARISPTGGNDYWQSGITSPDVVLADLVKIFHPELMPDHQLFYYRKIEP
- a CDS encoding DUF1636 domain-containing protein, with translation MTQHKLFVCTLCRFSNTQKEYEGLRGGQHLFNALSENLAGLGDRLQVEPVKCMAACDRACAVAFTGANKHTFIFSDLHPLEAATDVSQFCQQYLEHPTGAVPYQERPEAIKRKLFVVLPPS
- a CDS encoding TonB-dependent receptor: MVIPVAIAVEDEEPEIDITVTGKILNRPVTSTQRRDATLQDGTRPAYTINRQEIEQQGARTAKEALKFLPSILGGGTVGTEFNALSGQFIRGSNTNQVLILIDGRPVNNVGGGGFDLSEIPASIIERIEVIPGGGSTLYGSDAIGGIINIITTRPTEKFTANAKVELGSYGLNEQSLQLSQRVGEFSYLVGFSRTQAQNNYPFSIPEVGFSGVRTNNDAIANNTNIKLEYQPSDRTKLSFTGFYLAKNQGTPGGVPIANPLFGQGFFNSLTDNNRKFTDQVFLDLGLEQKLGEGDDSLLLVRAFSDRLNTRFDNRTTAANTLVGNPPVLTNTPRTPQRFETRQNSLGFQIQHNWKFAPTQILTYGFDYRSTNAISETTNLATNVLTPSYNANISQGAVFAQYSNDLTDRLNITAGLRQEFSSLVNGSATTPSVGIKYALTDSTTVRANYIRNFRTPTIANLFNANPTNIGNPNLLPETGDSYDIGIDQKLGDIGLFRLTAFSNNISNLIAFQRIAPPVNGISGTFQNLGQVVTNGLEASLNLQIVPNFFLAANYTLNDPRIISSVNAGENGKELRFAGANKLNIGLSYENPQGWYAGLFMNSLSGFPTDNLNTEFLSGQTTFDLRLRAPITAQISATLGIENIFDQRFQLFAGFPDGGRTIRGSLSFQF
- a CDS encoding TonB-dependent hemoglobin/transferrin/lactoferrin family receptor, with product MKLHYILLRNAAFLLFSIPALVFLEDVAIAENVPNNLAILTENKGLKPLASQLAQAAPVQITNVQINPTSSRLEIILETAEGRSLQIDTNNFRIEGNNLVADIPNAVLAIPDQQEFTSANPTAEISNISLTQLEGSTIRVNVAGKDKPPVQEVTLKTQGVLYSLNRDDDPDEEITITGARRARPVRLTPGSISVIDADKIDQNLTQDLRDLFRYEPNVSVGNNRRYGLQDINIRGLGGNRVLILNDGVRLPNQFSFGTPSIGRDYVDIETLQRVEVVRGPASALYGSDALGGVVSFRTIDPEDLLKKRPDQSVVTSLSTNYETTDRSFTNTAAIAFRDGNFEGLLGYTRRDGAEARVPTGNEFVDSRSNARNNWLAKLVYRIDSTSKIGVAAEIFRNRDDFRLAPITVAGLLGPAGFRGQDETINYNTSRDRFSISYDYNDPNSTGFLTAAKAMLYYQNANVDEFRFTDFVRTGAGVDRRRTRNLANTFSDRILGGEVQFQSQFKIDQIPNILTYGFDISNTSNQRIRNGIENRFNAAGTNILSTNVVGADSFPVKDFPDSDTFRLGIYAQNEFNFSDTFSVIAGLRFDSYKLTTKLDQLFLNNSPSVIAADFSDSAVSPSLGFVWQTTPEWTLVGRYAKGFRTPLYSEINAGFTNLTNPFNRYQTLSNPNLRPETSDTFELGIRANYPQFNFALTGFYNSYNNFIQSFASLGRGTVNGIPNVNLFQTQNVARASTYGFELSGEYRFSPEKHGFSLISALGLTVGDNLTTNQPLETVDPIKLVTGLRYRAPEDLWGADLIATFAGQPRLASNRPANSYTPQGYTVIDLTGFYKITPQLTLNMGIFNLFNSQYFLYSDVRPLVTAPAPTDLARFAQPGVSLRAGLTFVF
- a CDS encoding ABC transporter substrate-binding protein; the protein is MIYRVFQFMRSLRNWVIISLIAIFTIACNPAIPSQSTAPTTPVQSPTAEVKPVGASKVVALTSLSADIVHRLDKTKLVGIPGSRLLRENAEISKITQVSEGQTPPNLEKIIALKPDLVIGASGFHDQVLAKLKELGIKTMTSSITSWQSLEELTKAIATEIQVDPTALIQSYQSLISAKATTPKSTLVLVSSQPILAPNKNSWAGDLLTQFQINNAAAELQGQSPMRGYITLSAEKVLEANPQVLILVDVGDGTINKLKETPFWNKLDAVTSDRVYTFDYFGLVNPGSIDAITKACNKLQEIVKTNA